In the Populus trichocarpa isolate Nisqually-1 chromosome 1, P.trichocarpa_v4.1, whole genome shotgun sequence genome, one interval contains:
- the LOC7490917 gene encoding ethylene-responsive transcription factor ERF026, with translation MATTSSNSKRHPMYHGIRCRGGKWVSEIREPRKTTRIWLGTFPKPEMAAAAYDVAALALKGNGAVLNFPSSVGTYPVPATASSTDIRNAAAAAAALKKAELSYNEALVDQPRNDHNAIGAYLASSGEEFVDEEALFDMPNLLVDMAGGMLLSPPRITSPPSDDSQGNSDGESLWSYF, from the coding sequence ATGGCCACGACTTCTTCTAACTCCAAAAGGCACCCAATGTATCATGGAATCCGGTGCCGCGGTGGTAAATGGGTGTCTGAAATCCGGGAGCCACGCAAAACCACTCGTATATGGCTTGGCACATTCCCAAAGCCGGAGATGGCGGCAGCAGCCTATGATGTTGCAGCCCTGGCCCTAAAAGGTAATGGTGCAGTTCTTAACTTCCCAAGTTCTGTTGGGACTTATCCAGTGCCTGCTACGGCATCATCCACTGATATTCGCAATgcagcagctgctgctgctgcattaAAAAAGGCTGAACTGAGCTACAATGAAGCGTTAGTTGATCAACCAAGAAATGACCATAATGCCATCGGTGCGTATTTGGCATCAAGTGGAGAAGAATTTGTTGATGAGGAGGCACTGTTTGATATGCCAAATTTGCTGGTGGACATGGCAGGAGGAATGCTGCTTTCGCCACCAAGAATAACCTCGCCACCGTCTGATGATTCACAGGGAAATTCTGATGGAGAAAGTCTGTGGAgctatttttaa
- the LOC7490918 gene encoding dehydration-responsive element-binding protein 1E translates to MVMGGSNSFSPDKQESSLSSLLSDSSGSQQDSPSSNEKVLLATSRPKKRAGRRIFKETRHPIFRGVRKRNGDKWVCELREPNKKSRIWLGTYPTPEMAARAHDVAALAFRGKSACLNFADSAWRLPVPISNEAKDIRRAASEAAELFRTSDLGGQVMEDFRREDRGEVRSSTNDDIRDLPSENVGYIDEEAEFNMPGLLASMAEGLLLSPPHYTGDWNDGEIDADWSLWSS, encoded by the coding sequence ATGGTCATGGGAGGATCAAATTCCTTCTCACCTGACAAGCAAGAATCATCTTTATCATCTTTACTATCCGATAGTAGCGGTTCTCAGCAGGACTCGCCCAGTTCGAACGAGAAAGTCTTACTAGCAACAAGTCGTCCGAAAAAGCGTGCAGGGCGGAGGATATTCAAGGAGACTCGTCATCCAATCTTTAGAGGTGTTAGGAAGAGGAATGGCGATAAATGGGTTTGCGAATTGCGTGAACCAAATAAGAAGTCACGTATTTGGCTAGGCACATATCCTACACCCGAAATGGCAGCCCGGGCACATGATGTAGCTGCTTTGGCGTTTAGGGGAAAATCAGCTTGCCTTAATTTTGCGGACTCGGCATGGAGGTTGCCTGTGCCTATTTCAAATGAGGCCAAGGACATCAGGAGGGCAGCAAGTGAGGCAGCAGAGTTGTTTAGGACTTCAGACCTTGGTGGTCAAGTAATGGAAGATTTCAGGAGGGAGGACCGTGGTGAAGTTCGTAGTAGTACTAATGATGACATAAGAGATTTGCCATCTGAAAATGTGGGGTATATAGACGAAGAGGCAGAATTTAACATGCCAGGGTTGCTTGCTAGTATGGCAGAAGGCCTTCTACTCTCTCCTCCACATTATACTGGGGACTGGAATGACGGGGAAATTGATGCTGATTGGTCGTTGTGGAGTAGTTAA